A window of the Serinus canaria isolate serCan28SL12 chromosome 27, serCan2020, whole genome shotgun sequence genome harbors these coding sequences:
- the MLLT6 gene encoding protein AF-17 isoform X3, translating into MKEMVGGCCVCSDERGWAENPLVYCDGHGCNVAVHQACYGIVQVPTGPWFCRKCESQERAARVRCELCPHKDGALKRTDNGGWAHVVCALYIPEVQFANVLTMEPIVLQYVPHDRFNKTCYICEEQGRESKAASGACMACNRHGCRQAFHVTCAQMAGLLCEEEVLEVDNVKYCGYCKYHFNKMKTSRHSGGSSFLPGRRSRSASPAQEKHLSHHERPKKSRKDKERPKQKHKKRPESPSSLPPAPVAVAAEKGSGGHHEATKESSEVARAEAKGRKSSSHGSSHKGKKTGSGKSSGGFGSAPPGGTFQTAGSSCGLPGSQDFTPFPKLEQEEEKFRKAASSSSSSHCSPLSEGPKADVFEQKVIFSGFGSIMRFSTSAVGQPRARDASPVDYKASSTLGGPSGGTGGTAGAAGSGHKRMPSLGAEEGEVLKEKKHKGSKKNKHGPGRPKAGKGKEVLGAQLAGSTSTSSSPFSGGSLVSSSIGNSSRSFSHPGSLPSLSMESPLLGSGIYTSNKDPIPLGAALRAVCSTPLPSGLLPHQGGAALPQLSRSPFASSIPASSSSAGSTTQVFSLAGSTFSLPSSHIFGSPLTSGLSLNPLLSQPESSRAEPDLEDCGFGCRGTSPQESLSSMSPISSLPTLFDQTVSCSSSGQLDSVPQATPNIEQLLEKQGNGEAGVNIVEMLKALHSLQKENQRLQEQIMTLTAKKERLQLLNVQLSVPFPVVTSSNGPGSQAQYILPANVCTSDSLSISKSPPCKNSFGIENSLSTSSEDPHSGCPSRSSSSLSFHSTPPPLPMLQPSPASLPLPGAQQVNGLARAAGGGLVGASGASHGLSAVPMVDGLLGSLAGAQQMPLNGILGSLNGAQPAPPPSAAPALQLSTSLSSVASLSPLTEQQRHVLQQHEQQLQQLQQLLTSQPLNPEQQALVFQMMQQIQQKRELQRLQMSGSSQLSLLAATSAPLHPSPGALLTSAAPSGGSLLASLSPQQLNPGGALLAPQATPPLGSGPAMAPNPFLSLQPDGSTPKGTPLGDKGAPLAQDKG; encoded by the exons cTTGTTATGGAATTGTGCAGGTTCCCACGGGCCCCTGGTTCTGCCGGAAATGTGAATCCCAGGAAAGAGCCGCCCGGGTG AGGTGCGAGCTGTGTCCCCACAAGGACGGGGCCCTGAAGCGCACGGACAACGGGG gctgggcCCACGTGGTGTGTGCCCTGTACATCCCCGAGGTGCAGTTTGCCAACGTGCTCACCATGGAGCCCATCGTGCTCCAGTACGTCCCCCACGACCGCTTCAACAAG ACCTGCTACATCTGCGAGGAGCAGGGGCGGGAGAGCAAGGCGGCCTCGGGGGCCTGCATGGCCTGCAACCGGCACGGCTGCCGCCAGGCCTTCCACGTCACCTG TGCACAGATGGCCGGACTCCTGTGcgaggaggaggtgctggaggtCGACAACGTCAAATACTGTGGCTACTGCAAATACCACTTTAACAAAATG AAGACCTCGCGCCATTCCGggggcagctccttcctcccgGGCCGGCGCAGCCGCTCGGCGTCCCCGGCCCAGGAGAAACACCTGTCCCACCACGAGCGGCCAAAAAAG AGCCGCAAGGACAAGGAGAGGCCGAAGCAGAAGCACAAAAAGCGGCCGGAGtcccccagcagcctccccCCAGCACCCGTGGCCGTGGCTGCCGAGAAG GGCTCCGGTGGCCACCACGAGGCCACCAAGGAGAGCTCGGAGGTGGCCAGGGCAGAGGCCAAGGGCAGGAAATCCTCGAGCCACGGCAGCAGCCACAAGGGGAAGAAGACGGGAAGCGGGAAAAGCTCCGGAGGCTTTGGATCAGCCCCACCTGGAGGAACCTTCCAGACGGCCg GCTCCTCCTGCGGCCTGCCCGGCTCCCAGGACTTCACGCCCTTCcccaagctggagcaggaggaggagaagttCCGCAAGGCcgccagctccagctcctcctcgcACTGCTCGCCGCTCTCCGAGGGCCCCAAGGCCGACGTCTTCGAGCAGAAGGTCATCTTCTCCGGCTTCGGCTCCATCATGCGCTTCTCCACCTCGGCCGTGGGCCAGCCGCGAGCCCGGGACGCCTCCCCCGTGGACTACAAAGCCTCCAGCACCCTTGGTGGCCCTTCGGGTGGCACGGGTGGCACCGCTGGCGCCGCCGGGAGCGGCCACAAGCGGATGCCGTCGCTGGGCGCCGAGGAGGGAGAGGTGCTCAAGGAGAAGAAGCACAAGGGCAGCAAGAAGAACAAGCACGGCCCCGGCAGGCCCAAGGCGGGCAAAGGCAAAGAGGTTTTGGGGGCCCAGCTGGCTGGGtccacctccacctcctcctctcccttctccgGGGGATCCCTCGTCAGCTCCAGCATTGGGAATTCTTCCCGGAGCTTCAGCCACCCCGGGAGTCTGCCCAGCCTCAGCATGGAGTCGCCGCTGCTGGGCTCAG GGATCTACACGAGCAACAAGGACCCGATCCCGCTGGGCGCGGCGCTGCGGGCGGTGTGCAGCACGCCGCTGCCCTCGGGGCTGCTCCCGCACCAGGGCGGCGCcgccctgccccagctcagccgCTCACCCTTCGCCAGCTCCATccccgcctcctcctcctccgccggCTCCACCACGCAG GTGTTTTCCCTGGCGGGTTCCACTTTCAGCCTCCCTTCCTCGCACATTTTCGGGAGCCCGCTGACGTCCGGGCTGTCGCTGAACCCCCTCCTGAGCCAGCCGGAGAGCAGCCGGGCAG AGCCCGACCTGGAGGATTGCGGCTTCGGCTGCCGAGGGACGTCCCCGCAGGAGAGCCTGTCCTCCAT GTCCCCCATCAGCAGCCTGCCGACCCTCTTCGACCAGACCGTGTCGTGCAGCAGCAGCGGGCAGCTGGACAGTGTCCCGCAGGCCACCCCCAACATcgagcagctcctggagaagcAGGGCAACGGCGAGGCCGGGGTGAACA TTGTGGAGATGCTGAAGGCGCTGCACTCGCTGCAGAAGGAGAACCAGCGGCTGCAGGAGCAGATCATGACACTGACGGCCAAGAAGGAGCGGCTGCAGCTGCTCAATGTCCAGCTGTCCGTCCCCTTCCCCGTGGTCACCAGCAGCAATGGCCCGGGCAGCCAGGCCCAGTACATCCTGCCTGCCAACG tcTGCACCAGTGACTCCCTGAGCATCAGCAAGAGCCCCCCGTGCAAGAACAGCTTTGGCATTGAGAACTCGCTCTCCACATCCTCCGAG GACCCTCACTcaggctgtcccagcaggagcagctcctccctgtccttccaCAGCACCCCCCCGCCCCTGCCcatgctgcagcccagccccgccTCGCTGCCCCTGCCCGGGGCGCAGCAGGTGAACGGCCTGGcccgggcggcgggcggggggctGGTCGGAGCCTCGGGGGCCAGCCACGGCCTCTCGGCGGTGCCCATGGTGGACGGcctgctgggcagcctggccGGAGCCCAGCAGATGCCCCTCAACGGGATCCTGGGGAGCCTGAACGGAGCGCAGCCCGCCCCGCCTCCGAGCGCGGCCCCggccctgcagctctccacCAGCCTGAGCAG CGTGGCCAGCCTGAGTCCCCTGACGGAGCAGCAGCGGCACGTCCTGCAGCAGCacgagcagcagctgcagcagctgcagcagctcctgacttCCCAGCCGCTTAACCCA GAGCAGCAGGCGCTGGTGTTCCAGATGATGCAGCAGATCCAGCAGAAGCGGGAGCTGCAGCGGCTGCAGATGTCGGGCTcgtcccagctgtccctgctggccgCCACCTCGGCCCCGCTGCACCCCAGCCCCGGCGCGCTGCTGACCTCGGCCGCGCCCAGCGGTGGCTCCCTGCTGGCCTCGCTGTCCCCGCAGCAGCTGAACCCCGGCGGGGCCCTGCTGGCCCCCCAGGCCACCCCCCCGCTGGGCTCGGGGCCGGCCATGGCCCCCAACCCCTTCCTGAGCCTGCAGCCCGACGGCAGCACCCCAAAAGGAACG cccctgggtgACAAGGGCGCTCCCCTGGCACAGGACAAGGGCTAG